The Fibrobacter sp. genome contains a region encoding:
- a CDS encoding diguanylate cyclase — protein MNAEELETLPISRNDFLKLEIFKNVAFESLAGYLLGCETVDAEPETLLIDPEHPVRRLLIVLEGILEVRLQSQGGNFTDTISAGHCAGEMSIFDNVKPSAFVFAKTHCKLLIIKPEIALAMINASHDLCLNFLHMLSQRIRNNNQVVCAEEYHIRCIEENAKVDSLTGLHNRRWLEEMYGREMARSNAGNFNLSAIMLDIDHFKSVNDTYGHLAGDQVLIAVAQAVTDSLRPSDMPVRYGGEEITVFLPGTSTDNAKIIAERLRKNVENKEIKLPSGKTIHVTVSVGFTERIPDDSVASIIERADQALYHAKENGRNRVCVNFGDSLFLF, from the coding sequence ATGAACGCAGAAGAACTAGAGACACTTCCAATATCACGAAACGATTTTCTGAAACTTGAAATTTTCAAGAACGTCGCCTTTGAAAGCCTAGCTGGTTATCTGCTTGGTTGCGAAACCGTTGATGCAGAACCGGAAACCCTTCTTATTGATCCAGAACATCCTGTTAGAAGACTTCTCATTGTTCTTGAAGGAATTCTGGAGGTTCGTCTGCAGTCTCAGGGTGGAAATTTCACCGATACAATTTCAGCAGGCCATTGTGCCGGAGAGATGTCCATCTTCGACAATGTCAAGCCCAGCGCATTCGTTTTTGCAAAGACCCATTGCAAGCTATTGATTATCAAGCCAGAAATTGCCTTGGCAATGATCAATGCCTCCCACGACCTGTGCCTAAACTTCTTACACATGCTGAGCCAACGCATCAGAAACAACAACCAAGTCGTATGCGCAGAAGAGTATCACATCCGCTGCATCGAAGAGAATGCAAAAGTAGACTCTCTAACCGGGCTCCACAATCGTCGTTGGCTAGAAGAAATGTACGGAAGGGAAATGGCCCGCAGCAATGCCGGCAATTTCAACCTGTCAGCCATCATGCTGGACATTGACCATTTCAAGAGCGTAAACGACACCTACGGCCACCTCGCTGGAGACCAGGTCCTTATTGCAGTAGCTCAAGCGGTTACAGACAGCCTCCGTCCATCGGATATGCCCGTTCGTTATGGTGGCGAGGAAATTACAGTATTCCTGCCGGGAACCTCAACAGACAACGCCAAGATTATAGCGGAACGTCTCCGCAAGAATGTTGAAAACAAGGAAATCAAGCTTCCTTCCGGCAAGACCATACACGTAACAGTCAGTGTCGGATTTACGGAACGAATTCCTGATGATTCTGTAGCAAGCATTATTGAACGTGCGGACCAGGCTTTGTACCATGCCAAGGAAAACGGAAGAAACAGAGTCTGCGTCAACTTCGGCGACAGTCTGTTCTTGTTCTAA